A stretch of DNA from Hirundo rustica isolate bHirRus1 chromosome 1, bHirRus1.pri.v3, whole genome shotgun sequence:
CAGCACCTGGTAATCAGGAACCTACAGGacacagctgtggcagcagcagcggaGCAGATTCTCTTGGCCAGGACTTCTCTTTGCCCTGCATCCCACACCCGGCTCTGGTTTTCAAACCTGCCTCTCATGAAATCAAACGTATGCAAATACACATTTCCATCTAGATTtgccttaagaaaaaaaacgtGCTCAACAGAAACaattgactttattttttagATTAGAACCGCCTGCATGCAAAATTTAATCAATTTAAGACCACATcagctggaacaggttgcccagagaagctgtggatgccccatccctggcagcactccaggtcaggttggatggggctctgaacaacctggtctagtggaatgCTACGCATGGCAGAGGGATAGAACTGGATGATCTgtaatgtcccttccaacccagcatCAACTCCATGACTGTGCTACTAAAATTCTAAGAGACTACCTAGCAAGGTTTAGAGGTTTGCCTCCTTCCCCCAACCTGAGCCTGTCTGCAGgcaaagctgcagctgggctcagAGGCTCCCAGTACTACAGTGAATTTACAGCTCCCAGCAGaacctttaaaacaaaaaaatctctggcCACGGATGGACTCACCCACGGCCACGCATCAAAGGCAATCCGTGACCCACTGAAATGCCCAAGTACTTTCGCGGTTGCCTATGGAGAGCTGGCTGGTTACAACTCCCCACTGTTCCCAGCAACCCCCGACAATATCCAGACACTTTCGCAACACAAACACACCTCGCACTCGCCCACAAAGGTATGAATTACAAAGCCCGTCTCCCGCATTTTCCCCTGCCGGTCCCCGCAAGAGGGAGCACAGGACAAAATGCTCATTCAAGCCGCGGCTGGCAATTGTCTGCCGAAACGCAACGGGGAATAATTTGCTGTATCCTCCCATCCTGCCGTACCTGTGATCGTTCCATGCACCTGCGTCCCATTCTTCAGCTCAATGGTCACAGTCTCATGGCTCAGCTTCATTAGAAACCTGGGAATTAAAAACGcgtttaaaaatccccaaacccgTTCACTTCCACATAAAGCCGTACATGTACGACAGACAGCACCAAGCACTTAGTCCTGCATCCTGAGCTCCCAGGCGCAGACGGCGCTCTCGGATTCTGCTGGGAATGGTCAGCGACACACTCCACGGCCACCGGGAGTTGGGACGCTTGAGCGACACACTGCCGGATCCAGCATCCACTTCCAGGCGAAACGGCCATTATTGCACAAAGAAGGAACCATTTTAAAAATCGTTACAAGCCCGGGAAGGAAACGCTGATCCAGTCCGGGGGTTTCCCTCCAGAAAGGGGAGGGGGGCTTTGCGAGCGACCTGCGCAGGCCCCGGGGCGGGAGCGCGGCCCGGCACAGCAgggcccccgcccggcccggcccggcccgctccCGGTGCGGGGAGAGCGCGGGGCAGCGGCCCTGAACGCGCGGGCTCGCCGGCGCCGGCGGGGCCCGGCAATCCGCCTCCATCCGCCCCCATCCGCGCCCCCCCGCTCACCTGACGAGCTTCATGGCGGCGGGAGGGCGGCCCCGGGCGCGGAGCGACGGCGGGCGGGGAGCCCCGGGCGAGCGGAGCCCCGAGCACGGCGGGGCGGAGGCGCCTCTCGGTCAGGCCGCGACGGGCCGCGCGCGCCAAGACGCGGCCGCGACGGCGCCCCCTAGCAGCCCGGCGGACCAACCCCCCCTCCAGAGAGCGGGGAGGCAAAGGGGATGGGGGAAAGGTGACAACGGAAAAGAGGTTTTACAGCTACCAGCTCTGCCttccttaatttaaaataaattctagtACACCCCGCCCGCCCGTTCCTTTTAAACCTGCTTtgagctttaaaaaagaaaaatccatggCCTTGAACCTGTAAAGCACTAATTTATTGTTAAAAAAAGTTACAGCTTCAGGATCTAGAACTGCAATAGCACCACTTTTCTCTGTGCATGTCAGTCTCTTCCCCTAACGAaggtaaaaggaaaaagcccCCTTAAATTTTCCCCTATTGGTATGGTCAGTAAGACGCTAAAGTGCTCTTGGTAAGGAAAGAGGCAAAGAGCCACTGGCCCTGAGCAGAGGTGACGCGGGGCACGCAGCACTGGAGCGCTCTagccacagctgcagccatggcTGAGAGGAGCAGAACATCACACAGTGCAAACTGGCACCAGGCACTGTGTGAGATCATCACTGTTCGAGTGATGAGCCCCACCTGCCACAAGTGCACACAAAACTGAAGCATCTTTCAGGTGTGAAACAGCTCCTATGGAACAATTTGGGAACAGTCTGCTTCAAAGCACAAAATGCACTGCAGACAGTACATCTAGAAAAGTTGAACATTTTATTGTCATTTAGGAGTAGTACACCATCTGTGATTTTAGAAATACAGACTCTTTGCAAAGCACTGAGACACAGGTGCCTTCCAACTTCTAAAACCTACATTATTCTATGTCTTACAAACCTTTTATATTAGCAATTCAAGTTTGGTCTTTGCTGCAACAACTTAGTTCTAGATTGCAAGACAACTGAGCCAAGTTTCAAACACTCCACCTGCCAGTGAGCCACCAGAACCACTGCTTTCAAATACTGAGTCTATGATGTTCTTGTACTTTGTGCCCATGAGGGAGTTCACCTCTGAAAATTTTAAGTTAGGAAGATTTTCCAGTTAGCCACCAACTGGTTTTTTGCCATTACAGCATCTAGAAGCTAATGGCTACTTTGCAAGTACTAGTGCTCATGAACAGGTTATGTTTACACAAAACCCAGAGAGGCCTCCAGAAACATTCAAGGTTAAAACGAacagttgcaaaagaaaaaaaaaaaaaaaatctgtacataTTTTCAGTCATAACACAAGGGAACACTGGAGTATCAGTGTTTTGTGTTCTAGCTTCAATAGTGACACCTGTGCTAAGTCCTAGTAGTACTCTACATGTCTGTCCCTTCCCCccatttaaattttatacttGCAATCTGAATATACAGCTGTACTTACAGGAAATATTAAACAATGCACAGCGCCTTAAGCAAGTTCCAAGTCTGGTTTTGAACAAACCATATAAAATAAGTgacaaaatagtttaaaattgGTCCTTATTTTTATACAGCTTGGAAGCACTAAATTTAAAGACACACATTAACCAGCACAAATTAgtctgcagcttttttttttttcttaaaagagtGTGTTACAGTATCATGCATGAAAAGcaagctgctgctcccaagTAGAAATACAGAGTTTAGACTTAGTGATTTCCCCTCAGGCTGTTATTCTTTCTTCcataaattatttcaacatAACCAAGGATAGAAGCAGCTGACTAGCAAAACAATATGAAGTTCACCTTTTATGTTGTGATCCATTCTTAAAGTAATGAAGTACTTTGGAACTTTAGCATAAGGAAGGTTGAATAAACACTGCAAAGGACTTTTACattctttgattttgtttacatcttcagaaagaaaattctaCATTTTAACTCGCTAACTACTGGATTTTCATATGGAGACTGTAGTACTGAAACAGTGCAAGACATTTGCAACTTCAGGAACATCCAATTACACTGCCCTTTCACCCAAACAATGATTAGCAGAATATTGCATCAGTTCTAGATAAACAAGACAGGACAAAAACCTTGTTTTAGAACAGCATTAGGATTCAAAAATCGTTCATATTTAGTGAAAAGAATCCACACATGAATATGCACAAAGGACTCCTTAACAGAGACTTTATCACAATAAACGTAATCCAGCTGTAAGTCTGGACCTAGACTTTTTATTGGTATGAAGCCGTATTTGTTCAGAGACCACTATCAGATGTTCCATTATTAATGCTTCAACATTTGGGTATTTTGAGACACAAATAGCATCAGAGTTCTCTCCTGTCAAGAACAAAACACCAGCTGAAACAACCCAGGTGGAGGACGAGCTTAAGCAGTCCACTtaaaccccaaaacattccaGACACCAAAAAGCTGGCTTTTGTCTTTGCATCACCCCAGTAAGAATGGAGCCCTGTTCACTAATGCAATATTCCAAAGACCATTGCAACCAAGACTGTCGAGGCAGGTCTCAGTTGAAagctaccaccaccacaggacATAATTTCCTTAGCCCTGACCCCCCCCACTGCCAAGGAAGAATGTTCGTAAGAGCATTTTTTGTGTGGAAAGCAGGTCAGTAGAGACTCCAAGCGTGGCTTGAAGAATCCTCAGTACCAAGCCGCtttccacacacacaaattcaGTCCATCTTCTCCTTCTGGACCAGCTTGGGTGCATCTACAAAATCCTTGCCGTTGTAAAGGATGATAGCGAAAGTTCCAAAGCTGGCACTTCCCCAGAAAAGCACATAGGCCAGTGTCTCAGTCCATGTATCACCTGAGAAGAAGAGTCATATAAACCTTTTAGCTCATTATCTCCAATTAGCAGACAGTTCTACTTTAGgacaaatacaaatatttcaagCTCTCCCTCAGATCTGTTGTCAAATGAAATCAGAAGTCTTTCACAgatctttttctgtttccttacCTTGGAAAGTTTGTATTTGCCACACAATTCTTGGAACACATTGAACAGAGATTTATGGAAGTCAGTCAAAAACTCTACTGGCACTAATGTTAGAAAATTCAAGGCAaaaacagaaggcaaaaaaCTTCACCACTCCCAACACAGATTTAGATTAAAGGGAAATCCATCAGAACCAGGCTTATGCCTGTATCTGACTATTCTGAACTGTCTTTCTGCCCAAAATTAGACAGTTATTCCTCTGGGGCTTCATCCAGCCTACATCTTATAGGTTTACCAAGGTGCATCTCTATTTGGGGATAATTAACTGTCCCTTAATTGACTTCTACATGAGTTTTATTAATTGTTTTATATAGCATCTcagtttttttccacattaatGATACAGTGCTAAATCTCCATCTCGAGAGGCACGTTCAAGCACCTTTTAGAATGACTGAGAAGCAATTCTATACTGAACAGTTACTGGTAACCATTTACACAAAGTTCACAGAGAAACAAGCcagttttataaaattaaactCAGTGACTTACCAGCCATTAGCAAACAAATAATGCACATGGAGAAAGCAACCACCATAATAATAGGCAACtgaggaaagagaaacagaataaTCACTTAATACAGAAATACGTATGTTCCTTAATTTCCTTTAAGATGGGCTGTAATGTAAAGCTATTTACTTGCTTTGCTTCTCAATTCACCTGCATTCAGGCACAAATAAAAGTTTGGATAGTTCCAAAATTTGGAAGACTGTGTTCAATAATTatgtttaaaactgaaatacacCTCCTGTGCATTAAAAGAGAGGTTGAGATTTATGCTttgttaaaaaaccaaaacaaaaacaccagtTAAACCCATTATGTTCCCAAATCCCAATTCAAAATagaaagggaaaagtaaaaaaaatgaaaaaagtggGGGTTTTGTGTTACAGTCTATGCTTCTGCATGAAGTGTGAGAAAAGAACTCCACAAGATTCTTCTGCAGAAGGAAACAGTCACTGACAGCAACTAGTAGAATTTCCCCCATCCACCTGGTGAAGCATATTTCcaaaaaagcaagcagcagTTTTTCCAATACCTCAAGGACACTCCATTTTCTGTCAAGTGAACAGTCTGGGTTTAATCCTATAAGCAGGTATCACAGAAACATTACCAGATTACAGGGATGCTTAATGACTAACAGACCAGTCCTACTCAGGCAAAATGAAGCCAGTGACAGAATGGCTGTGTTTCTCCTATCACAAATAAAGTCTCCATACTCACAGCTAAGAACTTCCAGTCTTTCTTGACGTGTAAAGGACTAGCAGGTTCTACTTCATCCACTGAAtaatttccaagaaaaagatCAATCGCATCCTGGAAGAGAAAGGGGGGGCAAGAGTTCGAATGCACAGCAACGTTTATCAAATACACTTTCCCATGGTTAAAAGCTTAACTTACTTGTCTAAATCCATcagaaaagttgtttttgtAGTAACGTATTAATGAGTTCCAGCCATCCATTATTAAACCCCACTGAGTTCTCTTCCCAGTTCTGCAAAAAGaaattgtgaaaaatatttaaaatagatgTATAAAGTCAGGACTATAATTTCAGATTTACATTCTATCATTATCCAGAGGTGTACTGCATTAAATGAACACCTCCACAAGAATACATTTATCGAGTGCTGCTTCTGCATTATTACCACACATACCTGTAacaaaattggaaaataaaatgacacTTCTTTCCCTCAGACAATATAAGTGTGCAACTTCATGGCTCACTGCCTTGGTTTTCATTTCCAGATAGCCTTTACTTCCATATAAACACAGCAAAGAATCTGGAGATTTTAGTCTGGCTTTTTACTAACTGAACCATTGCAAAAAACTCATTTATAGCCTCAGCCCCAGATTAAAAACCTTCTCAGATATGAGGACTTGAAAATCCCAAACATGCTCAAAAACCCAGAAGACCCTTACAAGAAAGGCTGACTTGCCTTGTGTAATCGGTCTTTAAGGCACCAGTTCCAGCGTATTGTTTGGCACAAGCATTAGCATTATCAGCCCATGCTGTGAATAGGAAAACAATAAGAAATATTAAGGAAGTTATATActctcttcagagaaaaattcATTGTTTGAACTCTATAAACAGCCTACCATTTTTGTAGATTTTCTCAAAGTCTGCCTGCTCTTCAATTCTCTGTCCCACATGCAGAACACCTAGTCTCTAGAATAAAAAAGCACATTGAAGCTTGCTATGAGTTtgatagaaaaaaatcaggatttgctttcagaaaaagctgtatttaCCAAACTAGAGTCTAGTCAATGCAGCTCAAGTAAGTAGCACAGTAACTCCACCATGCAAGCTCTTACTGGAGCATTCAAATAACATTTCCATTCCAAATGGAAAACCACTCTCCTCTTCCAGCTTGTCAAGGAGCAGTAAAACATTTACCTGAAGCTGGGCCTGGAGAGACCTGCGTGCTAACAAGCTCTGGATCACGTTAGTCCGATCCAGGCAGTCCATGCAGTTACTGCGGAATGTTCCTTCCTGCTGAGTCACAGTTTTACCCTCCGAGTCAACTAGAAAGTAACTAACACATACAATACACGTATTTAGAGATTATAACAGTCCATATAAACCACGTGTTTTCACAAGTAAATATCCCAGCAACCAAAACACAACTGTCCTGAGCATTTGATGAGTGCTCAGCCATGTCTTTGAACTTTGATGCCTCCCTGAGCTCTTGCCATGTTGAAAAACAGCATCAAAGGATGAACACTTAGCAAACTCAGGGCAGTATTCACTCCTACCATTCAGAAGGTCAATCAGAAATACTGAGTTACATGCCACTGGGAAGAGCAGCGCCTGGTGCAAAATCAGGgacttgtgggtttttttttcccagttatttTAGTGTCCCAGCTCCATAGATATGAAGAACATTAGCAGAGCTTAACAGAGGTAACCAGATTTATTTATAAGTGGTCACCAGTTCAATCCAGTCACCAATGCATAAAAAGTCATCTAAGTTGTCAGGCACACTTCTTCCAGGAAGGTATTCAGAGCTTTTTTAAAGGGTGCTtgcaaaagatggaaaaatctgCTACTGTCACACGCTATTCTCTCCATTACACGAGCATGGGGGGAACTAGATATTCCCCCTTGCATATGCTAATTATTACCTCAATCTTTTAAATCCACTAAACCAGGTGCTTCCAGTAGCTGATAACAAACAGCTCCTTTCAAATGCTGAATTGCACACATGCATTCCAGTATTGCACACATGCATTCCAATGCTGAGCTGGTAGAACAAATATTCCAATCTACTTATCAGCTGGATGTGTGAATGGGACAGAACTATGCCTGTCCTGCCACAACATGGAACTTCCAGTTGTTTACAGGTTTACAGCTTATAATCTATAGATTAAGTTACTCCAATATGCAATTATGAACCCTGCACTAGTATATAATCAATGCACTGTTACTGCAGAGCATTTTGATCAAGTCTAGAGTGGTGCAGTACTTTGATCAGAAGCCTTAGAAGCACATGAATTTACTTCGATTAaccttgtgttttctttttaaaaggcattttcatAATTCTTGAACTAGTTTAGTTAAACCGTGTTTTACACTGTTGAAGACTAAAGCAGACAATAATACCTGTgaaatcttccttttctcctccaagTTTTGCCTACAACTGATATTAGGATAAGACAGTTTGTTATTACCCTAATTAACTAGAAATGTCTATTCCTAAATGCTGCATCTCCTATAGCTGCTCtataaaacctgaaaaactaacaaaaaccaCCTCCACAAACCTATCTCTCCTATCTGACAGATCTTCCATAACTGGATTTAGCCTGTAAAAAATAAGCATTGTTTACCTCCCTTGGGATTGCAATACTTTTCTATGAAGACTGTAACTCAGACTTTTCTGTTCCTATTTAAGCAATAGTCAttacagatgaaataaaataaagagccAGCCTAATCCTGAGAAAGTCTTCAATTTTGTATCTTGTTTTtgagatggcttttttttttttcttaatttcaagGAAATATGGTTATTTTCTACACCTCCAATGGTAGCTGATAGTAAGTAAGTTAAGGGGCTCAGTATTGATTCTAAGAATAAAGGATCCTTGCTGTAAACAAAAGCCCTTCAATCTTAATTCTCCTTATCTGAGGTGCTCAAAGTGCATTCATTAGGTCTTTATGAGTTTTTAAGAGTTTTTTCGTGGTGGACAAAGACTATTAACTATAATCTGATTATTTTATATCATTCCCATTGCCATCACTCCAGGCAAGAGACTTTACTAACAAGTTAATAATCTGTTCTAGTCGACACCTTACCTCACTTTAATTTTGTCAGGATAGACTATACCACTGCTAGTTCTGTAATGTTTTAGCTTTAGTCACAAGGCTTCAGGAACAGGAAGGAAGCaatcagaaaagcagaacaaagcaaACTATTTCCCTAGCAATCTACAGGTCTACAAGTAGCTACGACCAAACACACTTGTGGGACTAAAGATTTAAATTGATTTGGacattttgtgtatttttagaTAACTAAAGAAAAGGAGAACTTGTTTCCCTGTGGGTTACTTTGCAAGGGCTAACAACCAATGCCAGTGCAAGGTTTGGAGCCACAACCAACATGCgttaaagaaaaaacttttaCAAATGCCTGTGGCAGGAACAAGTCAGTGTTTTACACTACATGGCAGAACAATCTGCTGTCAACACCACCTGGAAATAccatgaatgaaaaaaaatattatctaaggagactttcttttaaatagctCCAGTTGTATGCACATTCATTTCTTTGTCTAACCTTTCACCCAATCTTACAAAGGCAGCTCTTGTCACAGCTCAGGGTTGCTGCAATTCTCAGATCCACTTTATTGAGAGGTAGCATGGGCTCTACATCTTACCCCCCCAACCAGGTCTCCAACCTTGCACATGGTGTCAGCAAGACATCAGAGATATGGACACACTAACGCACACAAATTAATCTTCTTCGGAGAAGATCACACATCTGTATTACTGTGCCTTAATGCAAGACAACAGAAACTAGGAAGTGATCTCATTTTAACAGCGCAGAGGTGAAAGAACTGCAGAGCCTCACCTGAACTCATCTTGCTGGTCTGCCAGTTGATCCATCAAAATCTGCAGCCGGTCCCACCTCATCCGACTGCACTCTTTATGGAAGTCAAATGCCACGTATCTGTTCAGAGAGAAGCATTTTTTCAGGTGACACATGTACTGCAGTGAAGGTCACAGGAAACCCTACAGCAAAAGACTGATCTATAAAACAGGGAGTGACAGAGGATTTGTTCTTATTTAGAGATGAATTTCAGCACAACTGCAGATTTTGTCAGTGCTCTGTAATCTCCCTGATGCTGCACCCTTAGTGTGAATGGTGACACCACTTAAAATTCTTTACAAAATGCCATTAGTCTGGGGAAGTACAAATTAAGTTCCAAGTTCTATGTATGTGTCATTCTCTGTTCGGGGTAatgtttttcctccagaaagtACAGAAGGGATACAAATcttatttaatgtatttatccCCCCCACCAGGATTCCTTTATTCTCTGTTCACTTTGAACTAGTCACAGATGTTAAAATCCAACATTTTTTGCTGGCATAATTCCCTCGGTAACTCTAGAAACCCAAGACAGGTTCTGTTTAAGCAGCTAACCTAAGTTAGCTAAATGTCATAAGAAAATTAAGCAGCTACTGACTTGGAACAAAATTTTAACAACCAGTTTCTGGCCAGAAGTGTTCTAAATGAGTGCTGCTTGATTAATTAAACTGCTGCTTAATTACTTTGTATGTATATGTTTGCTGTGAATTACAGGGCATTATATTCCTCCACTCAAACATTCATAATCCAAAAGTCATTTGACAAGACTTCAGGACTATGCATGAAGAAAGATGGTCTATACACACTGAAACAAGGAACTGAAGTCTTGAGTTTGACTCTGGCAGGTAAACACCATCAAAAACAATTAACCAAGAAAGTGGATTTTGATAGCAATAGTAAAATAGGGCTGCCAAACACCACTTCCAAACATATACAGAAAATCACCAAATGTATCTTCACATAATTTCACATCTTGGTTTCCACCAGATGACTTTATAGCAAATCTGgacacagtaaaaaaaacaaGGCACAGTAATTTCAAGGATAAGGTAGAGGGGCAAATACCTGTGTGAGTTGGATGCAAGCCCTCCCTCCAGAAGTTAACGAACGCAAGCACAGACAAGTTGTAAAGTTGTGCACTGCACTCTGTATTCCCACAAAGAGATGGAATTTCTCATAATCCAAGTGCATTTTCCACTCTTGACCCATTGTTACACTGAGCTCCAGGCATTTAAGTTACTTGTTCCCCTTACTGTTTCATCCTGTTTGCTCAGGATCAGCACTCCCTCACTAAGTTACCAATGTAACCAAGCCCCTCTGACAGACTCCAGTTTTACAGggcatgattttctttttcctaaaatgcagAAGACCTCCATTGCATACTATGACTCCAACACTGGCATTACCATGGCCTCTGAATTTCCTTCTTTATTCTGCCTGTATCCTCTCTTAGCAAGTTACTTCACAAAcataaaatgcaaacaaatcacAGGGTTGGTAAGGGCCCCCAAAGAGCTGACCATTCTGTGGGTCTCAGAGGCGATGCTCAACTAGTAACACAAAATGTATCACTTCATGTCACATGTACCTGACCATTCCATTTGCCATGCTGTTCACCATTTTTGAAAAGGTTTGCTCAAGAGGCTTCTCTGAGCCTTTTTGGTTaacctgggaaaagggaaaacaaagacagaattACTCAAGAGCCTGCTTAAAAGAACAActttttcagcaagaaaaagtGAAAGCATACCAAGTTAACAATCACTTGCTTTCCATAGCTAATTATTTGTGAGTCAAAATGTCTTTGGAAGCCATCCATctagaagagaaaggaaatgtgtTGACAGATGTACATTACTATTAAGATGTGTGCTTTGCAAGAAACCTCCATTATAATATTTTTGATGAGTCTTACAACTGTTTGATGCTCTCTGTTGTGCCAATACAGTCCCACTCTCCTCCTCCCAGTCCATTCAGTTCTCCTCATCAAGCACACTACAGATACGGAGTATTGTACAGCTATGAAAACTGCTGCAAACTGGATCCAAAGAGAAAGCACCCCCACCAATATGCACATTTTTTATGGCCCTTGAATTAATTATAAGAAGTacaaggtttttaaaaaataatgctcAATCCAGTATTGccaatttttattcttctgcttACAGTTTGCTACCCTATCACACAAACATGAGC
This window harbors:
- the SACM1L gene encoding phosphatidylinositol-3-phosphatase SAC1 isoform X1, whose amino-acid sequence is MATAAAAGTTAAAAYASLKLHITPEKFYVEACDDGADDVLAIDRVSTEVTLTVKKDVPPSAVTKPIFGILGTIRLVAGTYLLVITKKKKVGEIFSHAIWKATDFDILSYKKTMLHLTDIQLQDNKVFLSMLNHVLSVDGFYFSTTYDLTHTLQRLANTSPEFQEMSLLERADPRFVWNGHLLREFIAQPEIHRFATPVMHGFITMHSCSINGKCFDWLLVSRRSCFRAGVRYYVRGIDSEGHAANFVETEQIVHYKGSKASFVQTRGSIPFFWSQRPNLKYKPKPQISKSVNHMDGFQRHFDSQIISYGKQVIVNLVNQKGSEKPLEQTFSKMVNSMANGMVRYVAFDFHKECSRMRWDRLQILMDQLADQQDEFSYFLVDSEGKTVTQQEGTFRSNCMDCLDRTNVIQSLLARRSLQAQLQRLGVLHVGQRIEEQADFEKIYKNAWADNANACAKQYAGTGALKTDYTRTGKRTQWGLIMDGWNSLIRYYKNNFSDGFRQDAIDLFLGNYSVDEVEPASPLHVKKDWKFLALPIIMVVAFSMCIICLLMAGDTWTETLAYVLFWGSASFGTFAIILYNGKDFVDAPKLVQKEKMD
- the SACM1L gene encoding phosphatidylinositol-3-phosphatase SAC1 isoform X2, whose translation is MWKPVMMEQMMCLLLTESPQKSLLQLKRTFPLQLLQSLYLVFWEQSDWWQLQDNKVFLSMLNHVLSVDGFYFSTTYDLTHTLQRLANTSPEFQEMSLLERADPRFVWNGHLLREFIAQPEIHRFATPVMHGFITMHSCSINGKCFDWLLVSRRSCFRAGVRYYVRGIDSEGHAANFVETEQIVHYKGSKASFVQTRGSIPFFWSQRPNLKYKPKPQISKSVNHMDGFQRHFDSQIISYGKQVIVNLVNQKGSEKPLEQTFSKMVNSMANGMVRYVAFDFHKECSRMRWDRLQILMDQLADQQDEFSYFLVDSEGKTVTQQEGTFRSNCMDCLDRTNVIQSLLARRSLQAQLQRLGVLHVGQRIEEQADFEKIYKNAWADNANACAKQYAGTGALKTDYTRTGKRTQWGLIMDGWNSLIRYYKNNFSDGFRQDAIDLFLGNYSVDEVEPASPLHVKKDWKFLALPIIMVVAFSMCIICLLMAGDTWTETLAYVLFWGSASFGTFAIILYNGKDFVDAPKLVQKEKMD